A genomic region of Streptomyces diastaticus subsp. diastaticus contains the following coding sequences:
- a CDS encoding IS5 family transposase (programmed frameshift) — translation MGRGTWSWIVPDGLWEIAEPLIPPSKVRPQGGGTQDTPDETLFAAIIYVLVSGCAWRALPPCFGISKSTAHRRFLIWSRAGVWGRLHEEILHRLNDAGLLDLSRAVLDSARLRAKKGGELTGPSPVDRGKPGSKMHVLSDANGLPLLVGLSAANTHDSLALKPMVEGHQTRHDPHRGRYFKPQRLHADKAYDVPHLRKWLWGKHIGVRIARKGVESSERLGRRRWVIERTMSWLTGYRRLNHRYERHPRNYLAFLGLAAALCCYKRLARLTT, via the exons ATGGGGCGGGGTACGTGGAGTTGGATTGTTCCGGACGGGCTGTGGGAGATCGCGGAGCCGCTGATCCCACCGTCAAAGGTGCGGCCGCAGGGCGGCGGGACTCAGGACACGCCCGATGAGACTCTGTTCGCCGCGATCATCTACGTCCTGGTCAGCGGGTGCGCCTGGCGGGCCTTGCCGCCGTGCTTCGGGATATCGAAGTCGACGGCCCACCGAAGGTTCCTGATCTGGTCAAGAGCCGGCGTGTGGGGCCGACTGCACGAGGAGATCCTGCACCGGCTGAACGACGCCGGCCTGCTCGACCTGTCCCGGGCCGTGCTCGACTCCGCCCGCCTGAGGGCTA AAAAAGGGGGCGAACTCACAGGTCCGAGCCCCGTGGACCGGGGCAAGCCGGGCTCCAAGATGCACGTCCTGTCGGACGCGAACGGACTGCCCCTCCTCGTCGGCCTCTCCGCGGCCAACACCCACGACAGCCTCGCGCTGAAGCCGATGGTCGAGGGTCACCAAACGAGACACGACCCCCACCGCGGCCGGTACTTCAAGCCTCAGCGCCTGCATGCGGACAAAGCCTACGACGTCCCCCACCTGCGGAAATGGTTATGGGGCAAGCACATCGGCGTACGCATCGCCCGCAAGGGAGTCGAGTCCAGCGAACGCTTGGGACGCCGCAGATGGGTCATCGAGCGGACCATGTCCTGGCTGACCGGCTATCGCAGACTGAACCACCGCTACGAACGCCATCCCCGCAACTACCTGGCCTTCCTCGGCCTCGCCGCCGCCCTCTGCTGCTACAAACGCCTCGCTCGACTCACCACATAG
- a CDS encoding class I SAM-dependent methyltransferase, giving the protein MAPHLDIYPNSGAGRGSFIHCLAKASALRGGRPLLLTPSKALDVGCGEGGDVIWLDEQGWSVTAVDFAQAGLERAARSATAAGVSQRITWVRADARQSLGSSDDFDLVTTHYLHPPEGQITEVVERLAAKVRPGGVLLVVGHAPLAETAHLSRELRAAMWGGPRKWPAHCHLTSRSLPPRTAVERVNVRAPRYRSTTPR; this is encoded by the coding sequence ATGGCACCGCATCTTGACATCTATCCGAACTCTGGCGCCGGCCGGGGTAGCTTCATCCACTGCCTGGCGAAGGCTTCAGCTCTGCGAGGCGGTCGGCCTCTACTCCTGACGCCCAGCAAGGCTCTCGACGTCGGGTGCGGTGAGGGCGGGGATGTCATCTGGCTGGACGAGCAGGGGTGGAGCGTCACGGCCGTCGACTTCGCTCAGGCGGGCCTGGAGCGGGCAGCACGCAGCGCTACCGCTGCTGGTGTCAGTCAACGCATCACCTGGGTCCGCGCCGACGCACGTCAATCCCTCGGCTCATCCGACGACTTCGATCTCGTCACTACCCACTACCTGCACCCACCCGAGGGCCAGATCACCGAGGTGGTCGAGCGTCTTGCCGCGAAGGTCAGGCCCGGCGGAGTCCTCCTCGTCGTGGGCCATGCGCCTTTAGCTGAGACAGCGCATCTCAGCCGCGAGCTTCGTGCGGCCATGTGGGGGGGGCCGAGGAAGTGGCCGGCGCACTGCCACCTAACTTCGAGGTCCTTGCCGCCGAGAACCGCCGTCGAACGAGTCAACGTGAGGGCACCTCGGTACAGGTCGACGACGCCACGCTGA
- a CDS encoding IS701 family transposase, giving the protein MDVIPEVECWEAELESAFARVAGRFRRADLRWRMRDYVRGLLAPVGRKNGWQLAEWAGHRVPAGLQHLLNGARWDADAVRDDVRDYAAERLGPGGVLIIDDTGFVKKGTTSAGVGRQYTGTSGKIDNCQIGVFAAYATSSGRALVDRELYLPKSWTSDRERCRAAKIPDERGFATKGELARNIVRRCLAAGLPAAWVTADEAYGQDWNFRRLLEQLDIGYVVAVPKSQQIKALAGCWRIDQLIDEAPADAWQRLSCGDGAKGPRVYDWAAAKLPANIFFDPDPPTHHRWVLARRSLSDPTETAYYLAHAPVGIEIDELARIAGSRWAVEECFQAAKNECGLDEYEVRRYPGWYRHITLAMLAHAFLTALAAQATHRETAETNRPASSPSLWRKSDGSWTLSYPIPESNSNRVSMP; this is encoded by the coding sequence ATGGACGTGATACCTGAAGTTGAGTGCTGGGAGGCCGAGTTGGAGTCGGCTTTCGCTCGGGTGGCAGGCCGGTTTAGGCGGGCGGATCTGCGGTGGCGGATGCGTGACTACGTGCGGGGTCTGCTGGCGCCGGTCGGGCGGAAGAACGGCTGGCAGCTGGCGGAATGGGCTGGCCACCGTGTTCCGGCGGGCCTGCAACACCTGCTGAACGGTGCCCGCTGGGATGCCGATGCCGTTCGCGACGACGTGCGGGACTACGCCGCTGAGCGGCTCGGTCCGGGCGGGGTACTGATCATCGATGACACCGGGTTCGTCAAGAAGGGCACCACTTCGGCCGGGGTGGGCCGGCAGTACACCGGCACCTCGGGGAAGATCGACAACTGCCAGATCGGCGTGTTCGCCGCCTACGCCACCAGCTCGGGCAGGGCCCTGGTGGACCGGGAGCTCTACCTGCCGAAATCCTGGACCTCCGACCGTGAGCGGTGCCGGGCGGCGAAAATCCCTGATGAACGCGGCTTTGCCACCAAGGGGGAGCTGGCCCGGAACATTGTGCGCCGCTGCCTGGCCGCGGGCCTGCCGGCCGCCTGGGTGACCGCGGACGAGGCTTACGGGCAGGACTGGAACTTCCGGCGCCTGCTTGAGCAACTTGACATCGGCTACGTCGTTGCGGTGCCCAAGTCCCAGCAGATCAAGGCCCTGGCCGGCTGCTGGCGCATCGACCAGCTCATCGACGAAGCCCCCGCCGATGCCTGGCAACGGCTGTCCTGCGGCGACGGAGCGAAGGGCCCACGTGTCTATGACTGGGCTGCGGCGAAACTGCCCGCCAACATCTTTTTCGACCCGGATCCGCCAACCCATCATCGCTGGGTGCTGGCCCGCCGCAGCCTGTCCGATCCCACCGAGACCGCCTACTACCTCGCCCACGCACCCGTCGGCATCGAGATCGACGAACTCGCCCGGATCGCCGGCAGCCGGTGGGCGGTCGAGGAATGCTTCCAGGCCGCAAAGAACGAGTGCGGCCTGGACGAGTACGAGGTCCGTCGCTATCCGGGCTGGTACCGGCACATCACCCTGGCCATGCTCGCCCATGCCTTCCTTACCGCCCTGGCCGCCCAAGCCACCCACCGGGAAACCGCAGAAACGAACCGACCAGCCTCGTCTCCCTCACTGTGGCGGAAATCCGACGGCTCCTGGACGCTCTCCTACCCCATCCCAGAATCGAACTCGAACCGCGTCAGCATGCCCTGA
- a CDS encoding IS5 family transposase — translation MLVYSSGIDVSSSTLRFLARQLRAHHRAIGSRWRRLGAGRQALLALAHLRVGHTYAQLAAGFGVGTTTAYRYVTEAVDLLADLAPTLADAVRTASTKAFVLLDGTLLPIDRIAADRPFYSGKHKKHGMNVQVLADPFGRLLWASAALPGAVHDIRAAREHGIVDALAQADVTCWADKGYRGAGGTVRTPYWGRWNSLSTGQQAVNRSHAKIRALVEHAMATLKSWRLLRKLRCSTTRITALIQAVLTLHLASSGR, via the coding sequence ATGCTTGTCTACTCGTCCGGCATCGACGTGTCCAGTTCCACCCTGCGCTTCCTCGCACGGCAACTGCGGGCGCACCATCGTGCGATCGGCTCCCGGTGGCGGCGGCTGGGCGCGGGCCGGCAGGCCCTTCTCGCGCTCGCTCACCTGCGGGTGGGACACACCTACGCCCAGCTGGCCGCCGGCTTCGGCGTCGGGACCACGACCGCCTACCGCTACGTCACCGAGGCCGTGGACCTCCTGGCCGACCTCGCGCCCACCCTGGCCGACGCCGTCCGCACCGCTTCGACGAAGGCGTTCGTCCTGCTCGACGGCACACTTCTGCCGATCGACCGCATCGCGGCCGACCGCCCCTTCTACTCGGGCAAACACAAGAAGCACGGGATGAACGTGCAGGTCCTCGCCGATCCCTTCGGCCGACTGCTGTGGGCCTCAGCGGCCCTGCCAGGGGCCGTCCACGACATCCGCGCGGCCCGCGAACACGGCATCGTCGACGCCCTCGCCCAAGCCGACGTCACCTGCTGGGCGGACAAGGGCTACCGCGGCGCCGGCGGCACCGTCCGCACCCCGTACTGGGGGCGCTGGAACAGCCTTTCCACCGGCCAGCAGGCGGTCAACCGGTCCCACGCGAAGATCCGTGCCCTCGTCGAGCACGCCATGGCCACCCTCAAGTCCTGGCGGCTCCTGCGGAAGCTCCGATGCTCCACCACCCGGATCACCGCCCTCATCCAAGCCGTCCTGACCCTGCATCTGGCCAGCTCAGGCCGATGA